A part of Chanos chanos chromosome 9, fChaCha1.1, whole genome shotgun sequence genomic DNA contains:
- the LOC115820447 gene encoding synaptophysin-like, which translates to MDMINQLVATGQFTICKQPLGFIKILQWFFAIFAFSTCGGYSGDFEMSVECKNKTESDLSIEVEFEYPFRLHQTYFDAPTCKGAAPERIFLVGDYSSSAEFFVTTGVFSFLYSMAAASVYIFCLEKYREGNRGAQADFVITAVLTFFWLVSTAAWAKGLSDVKTATDPDRVMTLIDACDREENRCRERREPVVSGLNTSVAFGFCNLVLWVGNLWFVFKETGWLAAFAGTYAPSQEKQPAPDSFGQEDYGQQDPYAGSQGGYQPDYGQQGGYEGGDYSQGYNQQGGPTSFSNQM; encoded by the exons TTTTTTGCCATCTTTGCATTCTCCACGTGCGGCGGTTACTCTGGTGATTTCGAGATGAGCGTGGAATgtaagaacaaaacagagagtgacCTCAGCATTGAGGTGGAGTTTGAATATCCTTTCAG ACTCCATCAGACATACTTTGATGCACCAACGTGTAAAGGTGCAGCACCAGAGCGTATTTTCTTGGTGGGAGACTACTCCTCCTCAGCGGAGTTCTTTGTAACCACCGGTGTCTTCTCCTTCCTCTACTCCATGGCGGCCGCCTCTGTCTACATCTTCTGCCTGGAGAAGTATCGGGAAGGCAACAGAGGGGCCCAGGCA gATTTTGTAATCACTGCTGTTTTAACGTTCTTTTGGTTGGTGAGTACGGCAGCATGGGCTAAAGGCCTTTCTGATGTGAAGACTGCCACTGACCCTGACCGCGTCATGACACTTATCGATGCCTGTGACCGTGAGGAGAACCGCTGCCGCGAGAGACGTGAACCAGTCGTATCTGGCCTGAACACCTCAGTG GCATTTGGATTTTGCAATCTGGTGCTGTGGGTAGGGAACCTGTGGTTCGTGTTTAAGGAGACCGGCTGGCTGGCAGCTTTCGCTGGCACCTATGCGCCCTCTCAGGAGAAGCAACCAGCTCCAGACTCCTTTGGCCAGGAAGACTATGGGCAGCAGGACCCTTATGCCGGCTCACAGGGAGGATACCAACCCGACTACGGCCAGCAGGGCGGCTATGAGGGTGGAGACTACAGCCAAGGGTACAACCAACAAGGTGGACCAACCTCCTTCTCCAATCAGATGTGA
- the LOC115821249 gene encoding proteolipid protein 2-like: protein MADTETTPAANCMARLKSYVRTRKGTILAAEILISLIILICYAASLYGGYSAVAICEMVFAIIFFVVFMNELDKQFQVVNWIWSDLIRAGIGAVLYLITSLICVIGGAGDGARIAGGVFGLLAGILFAYDTYTIYLDIKSSRQHTAAPTDDRV, encoded by the exons atggcagacacagagacaactCCTGCAGCCAACTGCATGGCGAGGTTGAAGAGTTACGTGCGGACTCGAAAAGGGACTATTCTCGCTGCAGAAATA CTCATCAGCCTCATCATTCTCATCTGCTATGCGGCATCACTGTATGGAGGCTACTCGGCAGTGGCTATCTGCGAGATGGTCTTCGCCATTATCTTCTTCGTCGTGTTCATGAACGAGCTCGACAAGCAATTCCAGGTCGTCAACTGGATTTGGAGT GACCTGATCCGTGCCGGTATTGGTGCAGTTCTGTACCTCATCACTTCTCTGATCTGTGTTATTGGTGGAGCAGGGGACGGTGCTCGCATTGCTGGTGGG GTGTTTGGCTTGCTGGCTGGGATCCTGTTTGCATACGATACTTACACTATCTACTTGGACATTAAGAGCAGTAGACAGCACACTGCAGCCCCTACAG atgACAGAGTGTGA